The following coding sequences are from one Coffea arabica cultivar ET-39 chromosome 11e, Coffea Arabica ET-39 HiFi, whole genome shotgun sequence window:
- the LOC113719185 gene encoding putative late blight resistance protein homolog R1A-3, whose product MNRASIDSVTDQLSRLLCLPNLHLHMKQQIQSLQLELRFVKMFCCCLKNWMAAADHENMHLGSVRNSTEGTVEASGKGLYNAGYRAIIGKDFKDWELLASNMLREVEKCKPTIRETAVSLFDLSSQFIAFRAVDEILDFIDTILMNLKDLVSLKDEVIIGSVKEQIEALEGKLRFLRNFVDFAARRCSKQDRMEDFLTTHVQAWARNSACLSLLCWTDSMNKDKEPQRNAMLPQLLLKIMPCSQAVAEMYLELLKSTPSDTLLMGEIVSGFVDSLLGNAGISLKVDLAILREGLLFALTFLVDPPKESARKTEFADMVESLVISVICSLHVAQTEDGTTKARNDNLSDFLEKIEKLKAEVWELFIAMPNSSESNFPRTNGMGFIDFLMGNLNDMMQYKANHIPFAEHKVMAVLEELSCFRSFLQDAENVQNDYQEVNALQTRIINLAYQVENVMNSCAISGIPIWHQIICFSDIQEEIKFCGTEIMTMKQKYNIGKQIAVTTSKLAHSSRGNNSKFDEDVVGFKDEANQIIDLLTSGSKNREIVSIVGMPGVGKTTLARKIYNDPSTTSYFHELAWCYVSQVYTSRDLLLAILKCLSVSIDDVKLSKMSNEDLEEQLRRCLLKQRYLVVMDDIWDIKAWNVVKQSLPDDGNRSRIIFTTQNHHLISDDEGSGKTYLLSPLIEEKPWEFLQEKIFHKDACPQELLEIGKRIVEHCEGLPLAITVIAGLLAKEKKNVGWWKQVEASLSSDSTTKGYMGAIELSYKHLMDYLKPCFLYFGAFRKGEVIGARKLTLLWNAEGFVNRNQRSCFEVVAKEYLKELNDRSLVIVSERSFNGGIKACRLHDLLHKFCSKKAKDEKFLHVLERSEDSDHILNPVKHDQYRLCIHAESTASGSLKPACQRVSSLLFFRKRDGYFYDDDDSYASNFSPDFLESCKLIKVLDLKSVYLHSGFPKEIVSMVHLRYVSIGGSFTEVPASIANLWNLETFVVASTKTIYLPDTFWRMKNLKHVDVSEMAIISLGEYEVEDSCQMDNVETFSSLAFTQGGNTEKLLRRFRRLRKLKCEIVESKKCRRKGIQFPALASLEDLESLKVSTNGSHDQVFYSWMRIQFQAFNFPTKLKKLTLCKLGLPWTAISTIGELLHLEVLKLREGAFRGQRWDVGDEEFLELKFLELSNMDVVLWKASYTPFPKLEQLVIEDCSDLEEIPFSFSEIEGLKLIQLRRCSYDVEDSAQQILQEQRDSGNPEFDVLILH is encoded by the coding sequence ATGAATCGAGCTTCTATTGATTCCGTCACTGATCAACTCTCAAGGCTGTTGTGCCTGCCAAACTTGCATTTGCACATGAAGCAGCAAATTCAGAGCCTTCAACTGGAGCTAAGGTTCGTGAAAATGTTCTGCTGCTGCTTGAAAAACTGGATGGCAGCTGCTGATCATGAGAACATGCATTTGGGATCAGTACGAAACAGTACCGAAGGCACTGTGGAAGCATCAGGAAAGGGGCTATACAATGCTGGTTATCGTGCAATAATTGGAAAAGATTTCAAAGATTGGGAACTCCTGGCATCTAATATGCTAAGAGAAGTTGAGAAATGTAAGCCAACAATCAGAGAAACTGCCGTTTCTTTATTTGATCTTTCATCCCAATTCATAGCTTTCAGGGCTGTTGACGAGATCCTGGATTTCATTGATACCATTTTAATGAATTTGAAGGATCTTGTCAGCTTGAAAGATGAAGTGATTATTGGTTCAGTGAAGGAGCAGATCGAAGCACTCGAAGGTAAGCTGAGGTTTCTCAGAAACTTCGTTGACTTCGCAGCAAGAAGATGTAGCAAGCAGGACAGAATGGAGGATTTCTTGACTACCCATGTTCAAGCATGGGCAAGAAACTCTGCTTGTTTGTCACTGCTATGTTGGACAGATAGCATGAACAAAGACAAGGAACCCCAGAGGAATGCTATGCTTCCTCAGTTGCTACTGAAGATCATGCCTTGTAGTCAAGCAGTTGCAGAGATGTATCTTGAACTCCTGAAGTCAACGCCATCTGACACTCTTTTAATGGGTGAAATTGTTTCTGGCTTTGTCGATTCTCTCCTAGGAAATGCAGGCATATCTTTAAAGGTTGATCTTGCTATCCTTCGAGAAGGGCTCCTGTTTGCGTTAACATTTCTGGTGGATCCCCCAAAAGAGTCGGCAAGAAAAACTGAGTTTGCTGATATGGTTGAGAGTTTGGTGATATCTGTCATTTGCTCTCTTCATGTTGCTCAAACTGAAGATGGAACTACCAAGGCAAGAAATGATAATCTGTCTGATTTTCTGGAGAAGATAGAGAAACTCAAGGCAGAGGTCTGGGAGCTTTTTATCGCCATGCCAAATTCATCGGAGTCTAATTTTCCCAGGACTAATGGAATGGGATTTATTGATTTCCTCATGGGAAACTTGAATGACATGATGCAGTACAAGGCCAACCATATTCCTTTTGCGGAGCATAAAGTTATGGCAGTTCTCGAGGAGCTGTCATGCTTTAGGTCCTTTCTTCAGGATGCAGAGAACGTGCAAAATGACTATCAGGAGGTGAATGCTCTGCAGACACGGATTATCAATCTGGCATACCAGGTGGAAAATGTAATGAATTCATGTGCTATTTCAGGTATTCCTATTTGGCATCAGATTATCTGCTTCTCTGATATCCAGGAAGAAATCAAGTTTTGCGGGACTGAGATCATGACCATGAAGCAGAAATACAATATTGGGAAGCAAATTGCTGTGACAACTTCCAAGCTTGCCCATTCATCACGAGgtaataattcaaaatttgatgAAGATGTTGTGGGATTCAAGGATGAGGCGAATCAGATAATTGATTTGCTTACAAGTGGATCGAAGAACCGAGAGATTGTCTCAATTGTTGGAATGCCAGGTGTAGGTAAGACCACTCTAGCTAGGAAAATTTATAATGATCCTTCAACCACATCTTACTTTCACGAACTTGCCTGGTGTTATGTTTCGCAAGTATATACAAGCAGAGACCTATTACTTGCCATTTTAAAGTGTCTTAGTGTCAGTATTGATGATGTTAAGCTCTCAAAGATGAGCAATGAAGATCTGGAGGAACAGCTCAGGAGATGCTTACTGAAACAAAGGTACCTCGTGGTAATGGATGACATTTGGGATATTAAAGCTTGGAATGTTGTAAAACAGTCACTTCCAGATGATGGAAATAGAAGTAGAATTATTTTCACGACTCAAAATCACCATCTTATATCAGATGATGAAGGAAGTGGCAAAACTTATCTGCTTTCTCCACTGATTGAGGAGAAACCTTGGGAGTTTTTGCAAGAGAAGATATTTCACAAAGATGCTTGCCCTCAAGAACTATTGGAAATTGGAAAGAGAATTGTGGAACATTGCGAAGGATTACCCCTGGCAATAACTGTTATTGCAGGTCTTCttgcaaaggaaaagaagaatgtaGGATGGTGGAAGCAAGTAGAAGCAAGCTTAAGTTCTGACTCGACTACAAAGGGATACATGGGCGCTATAGAACTAAGCTACAAGCATTTAATGGATTATCTAAAGCCTTGTTTCCTATACTTTGGAGCATTCCGGAAGGGTGAAGTAATTGGTGCCAGAAAGTTGACCCTGTTATGGAATGCCGAAGGCTTTGTAAACAGAAACCAGAGGAGTTGCTTCGAGGTCGTGGCAAAGGAGTACTTGAAGGAGCTTAACGATCGAAGTCTAGTTATTGTTTCTGAAAGAAGCTTCAATGGGGGGATAAAAGCATGTCGCCTCCATGATCTGCTACACAAATTTTGCTCAAAAAAAGCAAAAGACGAAAAGTTTTTACATGTGCTGGAACGGTCAGAGGATTCTGATCATATCCTTAATCCTGTAAAGCATGATCAATATCGATTATGCATTCATGCGGAATCCACAGCTTCTGGAAGTTTGAAACCCGCTTGTCAACGTGTGAGTTCTCTGCTCTTCTTTCGGAAAAGGGATGGTTACttttatgatgatgatgatagcTATGCTTCCAATTTCTCCCCTGACTTCTTAGAAAGTTGTAAACTTATTAAAGTTTTGGATTTGAAGAGTGTCTACTTGCATTCTGGCTTCCCGAAAGAAATTGTATCAATGGTGCATTTGAGATATGTATCAATTGGTGGTAGTTTTACAGAAGTTCCAGCTTCAATAGCCAACCTCTGGAACCTGGAAACTTTTGTTGTGGCAAGTACAAAAACCATTTATTTGCCGGATACATTTTGGAGGATGAAAAATTTAAAGCACGTAGATGTCAGTGAAATGGCAATCATCTCTTTAGGGGAGTATGAGGTTGAGGATTCCTGTCAAATGGACAATGTGGAGACTTTTTCTTCACTTGCTTTCACTCAAGGAGGAAATACGGAGAAGCTGTTGAGGAGGTTTAGGAGACTTCGGAAGCTGAAATGTGAAATTGTGGAATCAAAGAAGTGCAGAAGGAAAGGAATTCAGTTCCCAGCACTGGCCTCCTTGGAAGATCTTGAGTCACTGAAAGTGTCTACCAATGGTTCTCATGACCAAGTGTTTTATAGTTGGATGCGGATTCAGTTTCAGGCATTCAACTTCCCCACAAAGCTGAAGAAACTAACCCTCTGTAAACTTGGTCTACCATGGACTGCCATATCGACAATTGGGGAGCTACTCCATCTTGAGGTACTCAAGTTGCGGGAAGGAGCCTTTAGGGGACAAAGATGGGATGTGGGAGATGAGGAATTCTTAGAGCTTAAGTTCTTGGAATTATCAAACATGGACGTTGTACTCTGGAAGGCCTCCTATACACCGTTTCCTAAACTTGAACAACTTGTCATTGAAGATTGTTCTGATCTTGAGGAGATCCCATTCAGTTTTTCAGAGATTGAAGGCTTGAAGTTGATTCAATTGAGGAGGTGCAGCTATGATGTAGAAGATTCCGCTCAGCAAATTCTCCAGGAACAGAGGGATTCAGGAAATCCGGAATTTGATGTACTTATCTTACATTGA
- the LOC113718497 gene encoding loganic acid O-methyltransferase-like encodes MIKEAIVEKLDTKSLSSASNRLCIADLGCSVGPNTFFAVQNIIDAIENKHKSEYDGSHKLEFQVFFNDHASNDFNTLFTSLPLERQYFSAGVPGTFYDQLFPSSSIHFAHSSYSLHWLSKVPEKLLDQNSSWNKGKIHCAGASDEVVNAYAAQFEKDMGIFLNARAKEIVPEGMIVLIIPGIPDEVHPSELPAGILFNFLGSSLVDRANEGILNEAQIDSFNLPIYSASPKEMASLVKINGCFSIESMEVTDPRSKIHDPMKCSKGL; translated from the exons ATGATCAAAGAGGCAATTGTTGAGAAGCTTGACACCAAGAGCCTGAGTTCTGCCTCTAATAGACTCTGTATCGCAGACTTGGGATGCTCAGTTGGGCCAAATACTTTCTTTGCTGTGCAAAACATAATAGATGCCATAGAAAACAAGCACAAATCTGAATATGATGGTTCGCATAAGCTTGAATTTCAGGTGTTCTTCAATGATCATGCATCCAATGATTTCAACACCCTTTTCACTTCTCTCCCACTTGAAAGGCAATACTTTTCAGCAGGAGTGCCAGGCACCTTCTATGATCAGCTGTTTCCATCATCTTCCATCCATTTTGCACATTCGTCTTATTCACTGCACTGGCTCTCTAAGGTGCCAGAAAAGTTGCTTGACCAAAATTCTTCTTGGAATAAGGGGAAAATACACTGTGCAGGTGCCTCGGATGAAGTAGTCAATGCTTATGCAGCTCAATTTGAAAAGGATATGGGGATTTTCCTAAATGCAAGAGCTAAAGAGATCGTACCAGAAGGCATGATTGTACTTATCATACCAGGTATCCCTGACGAGGTGCACCCTTCCGAGCTACCTGCTGGCATTCTGTTCAACTTCCTTGGATCCAGTCTTGTGGATAGGGCTAATGAG GGAATCCTCAATGAAGCTCAAATCGATTCCTTCAACTTACCAATTTATTCTGCATCTCCAAAGGAGATGGCTTCGCTGGTGAAGATAAATGGTTGTTTCAGTATTGAAAGCATGGAGGTGACGGATCCTAGGTCCAAGATTCATGATCCaatgaaatgttcaaaaggaCTATAA